A window of uncultured Fibrobacter sp. genomic DNA:
TTCCGATTCGCTTCTGCTCCGTGGCATGTCGCCGGTCCTTGAAAAGGCCGCTGTGCTTCAAGAAGAAACCGACCGCTTGAAGAGCAAGTTCTACAATAACGGCGAGTCGTTCTCCTCCCTTACGAATTACATCAACCAGAGGCAGACTATTTGGCGCTTCGTGCCGTCCATTTGCCCGACGCAGGGGCATTATGCTTCTTCCTTTGGCCCGCGTGTCCACCCTGTCACTGGCGAGGTGGGCAAGATGCACAATGGTATTGATATCGGTAACGACCGCTGGACTCCGATTTTTGCATCGGCCGATGGCGTGGTCGAAATCGCGAAACTTAGCCCGTCTTTCGGGAATTATGTCTTGCTGGATCACAGCAACGGCCTCAAGTCCGTTTACGCGCACATGCAGATGTATGTCGTGAAGCCGGGCGAGTTCGTTCGCCGCTACCAGCTTATTGGTTATATGGGAAATACCGGCCTCTCTGTTGGCCCGCACTTGCATTACGAAGTGTGGGAGAACAACCATCCGGTAAATCCGCTTGCCTATATTTTGCCTAACGACCACTCGGTCGAGTAGGTGCCTTCGCTGCCAGTTTTCTTGGCGCTGGTCTGACCGGCGGCAGTGAGGGGCTCCCCACGGGGGAATATTGAAATTCATTCCATTCTTGCCGTCGCTGGCGTTTGCCTGCCCGATGTTCGTGGAGTTTTTCCCGGACCCGATCGATGTCCGCGACGATGAAGGCGAGTTCTTGGAAATTCGCCTTGACGATTTTTCGGCCGACAGCCTGTTTGTGGCTTTCGAGGCCAAGCCCGCGCTCTCCTTTGCGTACCCAGCGGGCTCGAGGTTCGTGCTAGTACACGATTCTCTGCATTGTCCCGATATCCCGAATGTCTCTTGCGGTTCACTCGGGAGCCTTTCCATGCCCAATTCGCGCGAGACCACTTGGAAATTGTGGGCCGGTGCGTGTTCGGATTCTATTGTGCTCCCCAAACCCAAAGCGGGGTATGCCTTCCAGAGGGTGCGCGAGACAGACGAGTGGGCTTTTAGCCGGGGGACGCCCGGGACGGCGGATTCGGATTACGAAGCCGGTTTTGACGACTGTGGGCTTTCGGGAATCAAGGCGGAACATGGCGAGGGGGAGTGGGCGCTTTCGGGGTGGCTATCCGGTTGCGATTCGTCGACGCTTTTTGTGGAATCGCTGAATCTTGCAAAGCTGGGTGGGTGGCGCCACGACACGCTTGCCGTGACAGGGGCATTCAAGCTGAGGTTGCGCGGGGATGCCGTGTGGGCGAGGCTGCGCCTGCCCCGCGACGAGGCTCCGTCGAACGATTCTCTGGATACTCTGCTTTTGCAGCGCGGGAAGTCCCCGCTCGTGATTTCGGAAATTCACCATTGCCCAACGGAACCTGAGCCGGAGTGGATTGAAATCTACAATGGGTCGCGCTATGCGCTGCCCCTTTCGCGGGTGGTGTTTCTCGACCGGAGCGGTTACCTTTCGGATTCTATCCGCCCCTACGAAAACGTGCTCGTGACACGCGATACCCTTGCGCTTCGGACTGCTATCGGTTTTGGTGACGTGAGGATTTTGCAGGCCAATTTTGGTTACTTGGGCAATACGGGCGGCTCCGTGTTGCTCGCGGTGGACAGTTCCGTGGTGGATAGCGTTGGTTGGGACAAGAATACGGCAAAGTGCCCTGCCGGTTTTAACCCGCGTACGAAGCTTGTGGAAAATACGCCCGGTTTTTTGGGTTATGCTTCGCAGTCGTCTTTTAGCGACAAGCCGTTCACGTATACGCTGACTTCGCGCGTTGTGCGGCGGCGGGGGGAGGTGCTGCGCGTGCGGGTGGAGAGCGAATTTGCCGTTTCGCTCAAATTGCTTGATTCGGCCCGGCGGGAAGTGTGGTCGTTTGCCGTGCCTCCGGCGTCAAATTCCTGGTGGATTGTCCCGGTGGCAGATAAACTTTCTGTGGGTGTGGGGTATGTTTCGCTTTCGGTGGGGGACTATGCGTCGGTCGTGGGTATTGTGGTTAGGCATTAGTACACAGTTGTGGGCAATTGGTGGGCCGGTCCCTTTTGTGCCGGCAGTGCAGGGAGATTTGGCACCTCGCGGTTTGCCTGGATTCTATTCGTCTCCGGCGCGAACGGCAACTCCTGGGTTTGCGCTTGCCGCCATGCACGATGTGGGCGATGTGGACGAGTTCGCCTATGCGGGTTACGGCGAAGTAGGGGTCGGGCCGCTCCGGTTGGCGTTTTTTAGCACTTTTCACGGGCTCGACAGCTTGTACAGGCAGTCGTATTCGGAATTGCAGACCTCGTTACCTGTGGAAACGTTCGTGGGAGCATTTGTCCTGGGTGCCGCATACGGGCTTTCGATGGAGTGGCTCCCGGGTGCTGAAAAGTGGGCGAGGCACCGCTACAAAGGTGGTGCTTTGTTCCTGTGGCGCGACTTTGCCGTGGGCGGGGTCGTGCACGGCTTCACGGATGGCATGGACGGATATGTCGATGGGCGCGGCGGGTTGCACTGGGAACCGCAGGGGAGTTTTTCCTTCTTTTTGGAGGCGGACCGGAGTTCGGTCTGGTTAGGGAACGGAATTCGCTTCCGGTACGCTGGATTGGATTTCCGTTACGGATTCCCTGACTTCTCTGTTTCCTTGCTTTTGAGTGCTTATTGGGAAGGTTGGTTTGCTGGTGGGCTCGCCGGGTCGGGCGGGGTTCCCCTCATGGGTGTATTTTCGGGAAAAACGTTTGCAAAATGACTCGGCGATTGACGGAATGTGGAATAATTTGTTTATTTTGTAGAATATGGATGATATGATTGTAGAAGGTGCCTTCAACTGGACCGTGGCATGGAGTTTCCTGTGCTGTGTGCTCCTTGTGGTGTCTTCTGTTGCGATTCTCTATATCCGGGACAATCGCGAGAAGCAGAAACTGTACAAGCTTTTTGCTGGCCACATGGGCGAGTTCATCGTGGTTCTCTCCCCGAAGATGGAGTTCCTCTACGGTTTACCGATTTTTTCCAGTGACCCCTTCTTTGGAATGCTGAACCGGGAACGTTCCTTGGAGGACTTTTTGCCTGCGGCAGACTGGATTCGCGTCTGCGCCTATTTCAAAGATACGGACAGGCATCCGAACATGCCGTTCATGCTCTCTTACGACGATGGCGGTGATACTCCGATTTGGTACGAGTTGCGCTGTGTCAAGAAGTACTATTCTTCGGTGGAATTCCATTACGTGTGCTTTATCAGGAACATTTCCAAAGAAGTCGAGATTAGAAAGAACAAGGAAGATGTTGAATCGAAACTTCGGATGCTCCTTGAAAATACGGGTGACTTCATCTGGAAATTCGATGTCGAAAATC
This region includes:
- a CDS encoding M23 family metallopeptidase codes for the protein MKHFTIFKSVNLAKTTIHFQNSTRSITIHLPEFLFRASSWIKVVVLIGVALFAIQFVSISLYDGLLSQGLSSRRGLDRDLTKIQETVDYLSMTSDDFYRDERRLHARYGLPVPDEGTREMGTGGEIASDSLLLRGMSPVLEKAAVLQEETDRLKSKFYNNGESFSSLTNYINQRQTIWRFVPSICPTQGHYASSFGPRVHPVTGEVGKMHNGIDIGNDRWTPIFASADGVVEIAKLSPSFGNYVLLDHSNGLKSVYAHMQMYVVKPGEFVRRYQLIGYMGNTGLSVGPHLHYEVWENNHPVNPLAYILPNDHSVE
- a CDS encoding lamin tail domain-containing protein; the encoded protein is MKFIPFLPSLAFACPMFVEFFPDPIDVRDDEGEFLEIRLDDFSADSLFVAFEAKPALSFAYPAGSRFVLVHDSLHCPDIPNVSCGSLGSLSMPNSRETTWKLWAGACSDSIVLPKPKAGYAFQRVRETDEWAFSRGTPGTADSDYEAGFDDCGLSGIKAEHGEGEWALSGWLSGCDSSTLFVESLNLAKLGGWRHDTLAVTGAFKLRLRGDAVWARLRLPRDEAPSNDSLDTLLLQRGKSPLVISEIHHCPTEPEPEWIEIYNGSRYALPLSRVVFLDRSGYLSDSIRPYENVLVTRDTLALRTAIGFGDVRILQANFGYLGNTGGSVLLAVDSSVVDSVGWDKNTAKCPAGFNPRTKLVENTPGFLGYASQSSFSDKPFTYTLTSRVVRRRGEVLRVRVESEFAVSLKLLDSARREVWSFAVPPASNSWWIVPVADKLSVGVGYVSLSVGDYASVVGIVVRH